The following DNA comes from Nicotiana sylvestris chromosome 10, ASM39365v2, whole genome shotgun sequence.
CAATTCCTTCccagaagttaaggacatgtagtcctgaagtcctaaagttaaattcaaaagttaaggacacggtcctgaacttagagtttcaagttcaaaagttaaggaaatgtagtcttgaagtcctaaagttaagttcaatagttaaggacacaagttcaaaagttaaggacaagcagtccttaacttacaattacaagttctaaagttaaggacagacagtccttcacttacagttacaagttcaaaagttaaggacaataggtccttaactttgattttcaagttcaaaagttaaggacagacagtccttaacttatagttacacgttcaaaagttaaggacaagcagttcttaacttacagttacaagttcaaagttaaggacaatgagtccttaactttgacttacaagttcaaaagttaaggacgcttggtcttgaagtttgaattccaagttcaaaagttaaggacatgtagccttgaagtcctgaacttagagttccaagttcaaaagttaaggacatgtagtcctgaacttagagttataagttcaaaagttaaggacatgtagtcctgaagtcctgaacttagagttccaagttcaaagttaaggacatgtagtacagaagtcctgaagttaaggacatgagcagaaaGGTATTTTCGTTcgggcagttaaagtttattaaagcagtggctaaagactaaagatatTTTAAACGGTAgattaaaagtaaatacatgtgttattagagGCCAACCATGCACTTCCTCCTTAAAAATCAGCATTCCTTTTGTTGAACAACAATCCAAATCTCTATGGGCTAGCAGTTAGTGTGGAAATAGCTGCTGGATTAGTCCATAAGATTCTACTCCGATTTAGGCCATCTTAGTGGCTAGATTGGGCGTATAGGTTGACAGTTAGCCCATTATTGTTTTGCcaataaaaaaggtaaaaattgcacgggcgccttatttggtcgcccccatttaacatatgctcattttttaatttttttttaatttgtacccattttttaaataacttcaaccCCTTTTCTCGTTCTCCTTCTCCCAGTGATCTCCATATATACGTCGTTTCTAGAAGGCCACCTTTAGCTGGACATTGTTTTTTGTTAAATgagtatttattttattttaattagacTGTATAAAGATACATACATCTATAGATACATGGATATATTTAATCAAATTACGGTGTTCTAACATTAACCAAGGCACATATTTCAATTACGCAGTTATGATTTTTAAGTCAAGCACAAATTCAGCAACAAAAACATGAGTATGCATATTGTCGtacgtaatatatatatatatatatatatatatatatatatatatatatatatatatatgcatgcaGACAAAGATGTTAGTATTAGAATCATAAAGATGATGAAGAAATTAATTTCAATTCTTGCCTGTATTTCAATGAGGACAGTGGAATAAGcatgaagttcgccagttacaaacaaaaactcaccagttacaaaacaaaaacttcagctctagagctgaacttcagacccagctactagaatgctgaagttttgcgtgattgcctttgctacttcagtctcgtatgctgaagttatgcgaaaaagcaggTACGGttgcaatttttttgcaaagcggacacaagttaaaacatgacacaaaaaatgggtatagatgcaaatgtccCATAAAAAAGAGAACTACGCTAAAAAAGAGAGCGTATGGCCATTTTAATGGCTAGATTTAGGCCATCTAAGCAAAAcgataaaaaaatataataacgCTAGAAGGAGGGCTTGAACCTCCGACCTTGTGGTTAACAGCCACACGCTCTAACCAACTGAGCTATTCCAGCCGTTTGGTTTGTTTAGTACTAAATATGAAAATATATCCTTCCTATACGTCTGACATTTCGTGGGCTCTAATTCGGAataaacttttccatagcaatgTCTTCATCaactcaataaatacataataaGTAGTCTTCACATACTATGTTATACTAAATCATAATTAATACATAGTACTTTATTAATTTATCATTTACCTTGATGGATGATATAATTTGGTGTAACATATATTGAGTGCCTGTACTAAATTTTGCCTTCTAATTCCTCGCATTAGTCCTTCTAATtgaaataaaaggaaataaaggGGGACAATATTAGATTACTAATTGACTTATATTCATATAATAAGTAATACATTTTATTCAACACTAATGACCAATTCCATAGAACTGTCATGTCCAAGCAAGAAATCTACCCATTGTCTATTTCAAGTTTTGGTCCCCACGAGCATATAGATGCACTAaggagaggaaaagaaaaagacgagaaatacaaaaaaaaaaaatatatatatatatcactagcGTCGTGATTTTGATTTAATTGGAATGTAACGGAAAATTTGAAAGATCTggatgaagaagaaaaaggatGTAGAAAAAAGTAATTGAAAGGAACAAAAATTGACATGATTGGAAGGTTTAGGATTGAAGAAGAGATAAGTTGGAAAATTGTTGCTTTACAGCTTGTGTTTTTTCTTGATGAGTTGTTTTCTGAAATGTTACAATTCAAAGACTTTTAATCGCTTACCTATTTTTGTCATTCTCTTCTCCACTTTAAGTCTCTGTACAATCTTTTCCCAAAAAACAAAGTGCTGATAGAATAATTGTTTAATTTGTTTCatcatgaaaaagaaaaaaaggtaatTGTTTTTTATTGGGTCTCTCTTTTACAAATATCTAAAGAAAAGTGCACACTTTCAACAAATATCTAAGGAAAAATTGGATACCTTCGCCGACGTACTTCAAAAgctatttatttaaatattttaagctATTGAATGAACGGTTGCTTAGATTAATTCATTATATATTATATCCTTATATAGATGAATGAATAACAAATAAACACACAGCACAGTAAGTCTTGAAAACAAACCTAAAAAGTCTTGTCACTCTTCACTAAGTGATTTAGTAAATCGGTCAAACAATATATGTCTACAAATTTCACTTCACATGTCTAATAAGTAAGCAATAATCGTCATGTCAAATGTCATATATTCAAGAAATTTGTGTACAATGACCATTTATTATTCGTATGGCTGAACAACTTGCACACTGGAGTGGCCCGTCTGCCTGCTCACCTAGAAAAACGCTAGTAATTGATACATATTGCACCAATTAATAAGATGTTTTGAAGAGAAATTAAACTGGTTGGAGAATGAAGAAGACAGTTCCAAATATTGCATGACAGGAAAAAAAACACATACAATAGTTGATCTCAATTTGTCCACATCACCAGTATGAACCCAATAGTCCAATACTAGTGGACAGACCGAAAGTAAACATTGGCTATTGGACGAAATCAGAGAGTGGTTCAAGATTTTAATTTTTATGTATGATTTATTTTGGTTAATTTGTGGCAACTCTAGCTAAACCGAGAGTACATTTTGGTACCCACGCTTAACTCGTGGTTCTGAAATGGCTAATTGCAAAAATGTTTCGTGAGGGAAATGTATTGGTCGACCTTTCTTTCATTTAATTTGAACCGCATCCAAAATAAAAGGTCAGGAAATTCAGGCTAGAAGAAGACTTGTACGTAATTGATTAGGTTAattggaaaattttattttgtgtcttatacaactgacactagttgtataagacatcttttttgtctcacagttttgtggacccaaTTTTTGTGAACCTAaaagtgtaagattggggtcAACAAActtgtgagacaaaaaggagcctCACACAACTAATTTAAGTTAGGAGAAAAATTATATGAAAACTGTAAGCAAAAAATTAGATCCCCATCTTTTATATATTTAATTCCGGGGATGTTTGAATATTTTCTCCGACACCTTTATGGCAGCATGCTTTACCTGAAAATTTGTGCTGCGGTAAAAGTTGGATAGGATCCAGTTTCATAACAAAATCCTCAAATTTAATCACTCCCTTCAGTCCATTTTAAGTATTCCCTTCGATttactttaattatttttttttgttatttttatatatattaaaaaattcatctttagtattaattaataatgaaattgaTCAAATTAGTCTTAATTTGTTCATTGAAAATACAACGTACAAACACTCCTAGACTTTTTATTCCAAGGACAACTTCGGAAAAAAgaaattaattccttcttgatatctgaaaaaatcaaatattatggAGCACAAAAAGTAGGccaaaaatcaattaaagtagaCCGGAGGGAATATCATTTTTTACGTCCTTAACAGCTtgcttggatggttgttacatattGTATCTTATTATATTGTTATCCCAaaataatatttgttttgattatttattaaaattgaTTGTATTGTTAAATTTATTGTTCCGAAATAGTGAGAAGCCCCATTTTATGAAACAACCGATTTGGTGTGTTgggattgtttcctatttttctttctaATTATATCTTTACTTATTACTCCATAATTCTGTTGTACCCTTTacctttttttaattttaactCTATATCTCCTACTGACGTATTTTGTCTTCATCTATTTTTTCCAAAATGAaagaatttttaaaaaagaaagtgTAATAggataaaaagaaagagaaaagaaggaatagaaagagaaaaaaattcaaaaattacgaAATAGACACGTGGCTACGTGTGTATTTTACTGCCCGCCAAGAATTTGGTCATTCAATTTTAGGATGATATTTATTCCGTTTTAAAAAAGCTCAGTGAGAGTGATAGGACCCCCGGCAATGATAAGGTGTGTAGTTGGAACTTCGACCTTAGTTcagggtacttatgcattttcccttctttttatTCAAATCTCCATTTGTTTCTTTGTCTCTTTCCATCGttctatgattttttttttttttttttgctaatgaTAATTAACCTTTTTATTCATGTTTTTGCTCTTGTTTTCAAGCTACATAATTAGTGATAGATTAGTAGAAAGAGattttcttaaattatttttatgagtAATTCTTGGCAGGTAGATACAGACTATAACTCAAATCCTAACGGCAGAATATGGGTATGTTGGAAGTCACAACAGGTTATGGTTAGGATTTTATCATCACATCCTCAATTAGTGCACTGCTATGTGAAAGACAAATATTCTAGATTTGCTTGCCATACCACTTATATATACGGTTATAACACTATTGAAGGTAGGAAGCAAATTTGGGAGCAATTGAAAAGAATAAACAATACTATGACAGAACCATGGGTGATAATGGGGGATTTCAATACTGTTCTGTTGGTTCGTGATAGAGTTAATGGAGCTCCTATCCAGCAAGCAGAAAAATAAGATTTTTAGGAATGTATAGATAAAGTTGGCTTGGGCCAAATCAGAAGGAAGGAATGTCAGTTTTCATGGAGTAATAAACAAGATCCCGAGGATAAAATTTATAGTTTAATTGACTGGGCTCTTGGCAATGCTCAATGGTTCATCACTTATGACAATCTAAAAGCTTCTTATCTTATTCTGAGATGCTCAGATCACTCACCCATCCTCATCTCTGTCATTGTGCCTAGACAGAGACTACCCTAGCCTTTCAGATTGCTAAATGTGCTACTACATCAGGAAGCATTTAAGAGGCGACTTAAAAAGCTTGGGAGATTAACATCGCAGGGCATACTATATACAGAGTGCGCAAGAAGCTGAAGCATATTGAGCAAGTAACTATGACCATGAATAAAGAAATGTCATCCCTATATCATAAACTAGAGGAGTCACAGTCAAAGCTCAGTGACATCCAAAGTGAATTGGCAAATAATCTCTATACTCCTCAACTGATTCTATCAGAGAGAGAGAGACATATTGCTGGAACTAGAGAAACGGTCTACTATCCATGAAAGAGTGCTTAGACAAAAATCCAAAGCTGTCTGGATCAATCATGGGGATTCAAACTCTAAGTTCTTCCATGTTCAACTCAAAGCTAGACAAGAGAGAAATAGTATTGTTTCAATATGGAATGATCAAGGagtgcaactaacagatcctacACAGGTGCAAAAAGAATTCACACACTTCTTTCAAAGTCTGCTAGGAACAAGTGCTCAAGAGTAGTCATGCCTAAATACCTACTATGCCAAAGATGGACCATGCCTAAATAAAGAGCAACAACAAGCTCTTATTCAACCTGTCACAAGAATGGAAGTGCTTCAGGAGGGATTTACCTTATGACAAGTCTCCTGGAATAGATGGGTTCACTGCAGATTAATTCTTTAAAGAGTATTAGAAAATAATAGGAGATGAAGTTACTAGGCTATCCTGCAATTCTTGAAAATGAGAAACTGTTAAAGGAGATCAACTATACTACAATAACATTAGTATCCAAGGTCTCTAATCCAATATATGTGAAAGAGTATTGACCTATAGCTTGTTGCACCACCATGTACAAACTCATAACAAAAACTTTCACCGCCAGGTTGAAGCTAGTAGTGGATTCTTTAGTTGGGCTATCCCAATCAGCTTTCATAGCAGGGAGGAGTATATTGGACAATGTTATAGTGGCTCATGAATTGGTTAAAGATTATACTCAGAATGGATTATCACCTAGATGCCTTATTAAAATCAACATAAGGAAAACATATGATTCAGTGAAATGGGGTTTTCTAAAGAGTGTACTGCTGAAATTTGGCTTGCCTGGGAAGTTTATGGACTCGATCATGGAATGTGTTACCGCAGTGAGCTCCTCACTCTTGATCAATGAAGGGCTTACTCCTAAGTTTATGGCAAAAAAGGGACTGAGGCAGGGGAACCCTATGTCTCTTTACCTTTTTATTCTGGCTATGGAATAGTTGAACAGGACCCTCAAGTAACTACAACATATCCCTGACTTCAACTACCATTCAAGGTATTGGAAGATGAAGTTGGTGCATATATGCTTTGCGAATGATCTCATAATGTGTTGTCGAGCGGATATAATATCAATTCAGCTGTTGCTCCAAGCATTCAATCACTTCTCAGTTGTTTCTGGCCTCAGATCAAATTCGGACAAAAGTTCTCTATATATCACTGATGTCTCAACAATCCTGAAGGAACAAATCTTGACTGAAATGCAATTTACTTTAAGGGAGATGCCCTTTAAATACCTTGGTGTTCCCCTCTTTTCTAGGAAGCTCACTATACAGCAGTGTATGCCCTTGGTAGAGAGAATGACATCAAAGATCAGATGCTGGACTACCAAGCTGCTATCATATAGTGGAAGATTACAACTGATCAGAAGCATGATGTTTGAGATACAAACATATTGGGCTCAAGTCTTCCTATTACCAAAGAAAGTAATTCAATTACTAGGAGTATTTGCAGAACATTTCTTTGGACAGGCAGCTGTGATGCATCGAGGGAGGCACTAGTGTCATGGGAACAAGCTATGCATGCCCAAATCAGTTGGAGGTTTAAACATCATCAAATTTCATACATGGAACAAAGCAACAATCTGTAAGCTTCTTTGGACAGTGATCACAAGAAAAGAGTCTCTTTGGGTACTATGGATTCatggattatatataaaaaatagggACCTAGTCACTATGCCAACACCTAAACAAGCATGCTGGCTTGTGCAGAAAATTTTCGATGTCAGGAACTAGTATAAGGACAAGGACGTTACAATGGAACTGCAGCAATATGCTACACATGAAGGTTTCAGCATCAAGAAAACACATCTATCTTTATGTCCACAGTACTAGAAGGTCCCTTGGAAACACATTATTTTAGGAACACAATTGATACTAAGACATCAGTTCATACGGTGGCTTACAGTTCGACAACGATTGGCTACCATTGATCGACCGGaaagatgggggggggggggggttcatgTTCCTAAGGAATGTGTTTTATGCAACTCAAGTGAGGATGAAATCTTTGCACATTTATTCTTTGGATGTACCTATTCAAGGCATATATGGGCTACCTTACTGCGATGGATAAGAGAACCTAGACAGATAAATACATGGAATGAAGAACTAAATTGGATGGCTAAAAGAACGGGGGGAGGAAAAGTAAAACAAGAAATTGTAAGATGGTTGTTTGCTGCTACTGTTTATCATGGCTTGAACGAAATAGCTGAAGGTTCCAACAGGAAAAGAAAGAGAGTGCGTATAAAGTAAGAGAAATTATCCTCCATGTGCATACTAGAGGGCAGAGATATCACAAATGGGCAAAAGTGTTAGAGAGTCTGAATTGTTTTCCTATATAGAAGTAGCAGTTTCTTTAGCTTCTTTGTATAGTTTGAGATACTACTTAGGTGTTGACTATAGAGGACTAGTCCTAGAGTCCAAAAGGATTAGTAGATGTACATATATACACTTGGTtgaataaaatttttattttgaccaaaaaaaaaacaattaatatTAAGGACAATAGGGGGAAAACAAGTAATTATAtcttaattttataaaataacaaGTATTATGGACCTATTATTTTTAGTATCCACGACAACTTAAAAGGACCGGAGGTAGTAGCATTATCAAATCAATAttctactccctccgttccattTGGTTGTCATATTTACTAAAAATATTTATTGCAAAATGTACTTATCATTTTATAAATTAAGAAagagttaattaattttttactttTGCCCTTACTCTAATAAATGCAGCGAATGATTAATATAGTTGAAGTAATAGTAATAAATTAAGATTTAAACATAATAAGGGAAATTAGTTAAACTCTTAATTAATATTTTCTTAAGAGACATACAAAAATCAAATATGATTAGTAATAGCCTAATAGGGAAAGTAATTATAAAAGGAATGAAACTTGTACACGACCTCGATATATATTCGGTCTAAAATGATATAGTTCTTTCGTTTTCTTTACTTGtctaatatattaaaaatacaaattttcttttagctttttATTTTAACAAATCATTAGAAAAATAGTTATTTTTTCAATTATAATTAATAAGGATAATTTAGTTAATACTTTcttgtgaaaaaaaaaaaattggataaGTAAAAAGGAATGCGGGGAGAGAGTAACAGAGTTACAGAGATACATTTAATTTTTCCAAGAAAATGATGCACTTGTCGTTTCGGAAAATACAAGCTTTTCTGATCCTATTTTGAGTCGCTAATAGCCTAACCTACCACTTCCCTAGAAATATATTAATTCCAAATGCGG
Coding sequences within:
- the LOC104216091 gene encoding secreted RxLR effector protein 78-like — its product is MYKLITKTFTARLKLVVDSLVGLSQSAFIAGRSILDNVIVAHELVKDYTQNGLSPRCLIKINIRKTYDSVKWGFLKSVLLKFGLPGKFMDSIMECVTAVSSSLLINEGLTPKFMAKKGLRQGNPMSLYLFILAME